From the Vibrio alginolyticus NBRC 15630 = ATCC 17749 genome, one window contains:
- a CDS encoding patatin-like phospholipase family protein has product MNRLISSGVTVVLSLLIVACSSPHTLDVRVSQSNYKDVEIASSTPNEPLRMWANEAPDFLYSSHNQTTPIKVEGEQLNILALSGGGVNGAYGAGVLMGLQEKGELKDYAIITGVSAGALIAPFVFIGGDAMPKMKEVMLNINDKNILGKKNFLNTLFKDAFTDGENLYDFIADAYPEPMIEAMAQQHRNGKRLFIGSTHFDSGELVIWNIGAIANSDLADKSELIYKVLAASASIPGVFPPQFIDVEHDGEILEELHVDGGLAAQVFFNPSNFNYQQISDALGLEKAPQLDVIRNGALKAPYRPLKDKGLDLVSKSVSSLTLAQTRGDLYRMKYISKINDIEMQFTYIDQDFRYAKVTKDMFDHRYLLTIYEYGFKKATQGQLWVTELP; this is encoded by the coding sequence ATGAATCGTTTAATTTCCTCTGGTGTGACGGTTGTACTTTCGCTGCTGATAGTAGCTTGTAGTTCACCCCATACGCTGGATGTTCGTGTTTCTCAAAGCAACTATAAAGATGTCGAGATCGCGAGTTCGACACCAAATGAGCCACTTCGAATGTGGGCCAATGAAGCTCCGGATTTTCTCTACTCGTCGCACAATCAAACCACACCGATCAAAGTAGAGGGTGAACAGCTCAATATTTTGGCCTTATCGGGTGGTGGCGTAAACGGCGCATACGGTGCCGGCGTTTTGATGGGGCTGCAGGAAAAGGGGGAGCTAAAAGATTATGCCATCATTACTGGAGTCAGTGCGGGTGCCCTAATCGCTCCTTTTGTTTTCATTGGCGGTGATGCGATGCCAAAGATGAAAGAAGTCATGCTCAACATCAATGATAAGAATATTTTGGGTAAGAAGAACTTCTTAAATACCCTGTTTAAGGACGCGTTTACCGATGGTGAGAATCTCTATGATTTCATCGCAGACGCTTACCCTGAGCCCATGATCGAGGCGATGGCGCAGCAACACCGCAATGGTAAACGCCTCTTTATTGGCAGTACCCATTTTGATTCAGGCGAACTGGTGATTTGGAATATTGGTGCGATTGCGAACAGTGATTTGGCGGACAAATCTGAACTGATTTACAAGGTGCTTGCTGCGAGCGCATCGATCCCTGGTGTTTTCCCTCCACAATTTATCGATGTTGAACATGATGGAGAAATACTTGAGGAGTTACACGTAGATGGCGGTCTCGCAGCGCAGGTGTTCTTTAATCCGTCTAACTTCAACTATCAACAAATCTCAGATGCTTTGGGGTTAGAAAAAGCGCCTCAGTTGGATGTGATTCGCAATGGTGCGTTAAAAGCGCCGTATCGTCCACTAAAAGACAAAGGTTTGGACTTGGTATCGAAAAGTGTCTCAAGCCTTACGCTAGCGCAAACTCGTGGTGATCTCTATCGAATGAAATACATCAGTAAAATCAACGATATAGAGATGCAGTTTACCTACATTGATCAAGATTTCAGGTACGCCAAAGTAACGAAAGATATGTTCGATCACCGCTACTTGCTGACGATTTACGAATATGGATTCAAAAAAGCCACCCAAGGGCAACTTTGGGTAACTGAACTCCCTTAA
- the pdxY gene encoding pyridoxal kinase PdxY, giving the protein MKSIISIQSHVVYGHAGNSSAVFPMQRMGLEVWPIHTVQFSNHTQYQQGWTGQKFGADEIHSLMRGLDNIEKLGECGAILSGYQGSAEQCRAVAEAVSLVKSRNHSALYVCDPVMGDPDKGCIVADGVKEAISHSLLPIADVIVPNQFELSELTGVKINSLYDAVTACKKALELGPKMVLVKHLHALTDDAFSMILATPKASYLAQRPSVEFAMQPVGVGDLISAIFTSCLVKKMSPVAAFRHTHNAVYGVLEITKGYGTWELQTINAQYEFVEPTYEFNVVKIA; this is encoded by the coding sequence ATGAAAAGCATTATTTCTATTCAATCTCATGTGGTTTATGGCCACGCAGGAAACAGTTCTGCCGTCTTCCCGATGCAGAGAATGGGCCTCGAAGTCTGGCCAATTCACACGGTTCAGTTTTCAAATCACACTCAGTACCAGCAAGGTTGGACTGGACAGAAGTTTGGGGCAGATGAAATTCATTCTCTAATGAGAGGCTTAGATAACATTGAGAAGTTAGGCGAATGTGGCGCGATACTGTCCGGTTATCAAGGCAGCGCAGAGCAATGTCGAGCGGTGGCCGAAGCGGTAAGTTTAGTCAAATCGCGTAACCATAGTGCACTGTATGTGTGTGACCCAGTTATGGGTGATCCAGACAAAGGTTGCATTGTGGCAGACGGTGTCAAAGAAGCGATAAGCCATAGCTTGTTGCCCATCGCTGATGTGATTGTTCCTAACCAGTTTGAACTGAGCGAGTTAACAGGTGTGAAAATTAACTCTCTTTATGATGCGGTCACTGCATGTAAAAAAGCCTTAGAGTTAGGACCGAAAATGGTATTGGTGAAACACCTGCATGCACTAACAGATGACGCCTTCAGTATGATTTTAGCGACGCCGAAAGCAAGCTATTTGGCCCAACGACCTAGTGTTGAATTTGCTATGCAGCCAGTCGGAGTCGGTGATTTAATTTCTGCGATTTTTACCTCTTGTTTGGTGAAGAAGATGTCTCCTGTCGCAGCCTTTCGTCATACACATAACGCCGTTTACGGTGTATTGGAGATCACAAAAGGCTATGGCACATGGGAGCTACAGACGATCAATGCCCAATACGAATTTGTCGAACCGACGTATGAGTTCAACGTCGTGAAAATTGCTTAG